Genomic window (Granulicella arctica):
AGACGGTGGATGCGCTGCTGGCCCAGGGCGCGGGCAAAGTTTACGCGTGCGCTTCCCATCCGGTGCTTTCGGGCCCGGCGGTGGAGCGTATTGCGGCGTCACGGCTTGAGCAGTTGGTCGTGACGAACAGCATTCCATTGCGCGAAGAAGCGCTTGGAGTGTCGAAGATTAAGGTGCTCTCGATTGCTGGCCTTCTGGGTCGCGCCATCGAGAGTATTCACATGGAGACCAGCGTTAGTACGCTGTTCAACTAGGCGGTTTCACAGCAGGTCCACCGTTGAAAGGGAGCAGCTCACACTGTGCCCGAAAGGAAGATTACCTCATGGCAGCACCTACTACATTTCCAGCCGTTGTCGCCACGCCCCGCGAGGGCAAGTTCAACAAGAACGCCGCACGCCGGGTTCGCGTTTCGGGCAAAATTCCTGCAGTCGTTTACGGCGCGGGCGAAGATGCCGTCGCGGTCACAGTTGACCCACGCATCATCACCAAAATTCTGCACTCTGAGTCCGGCCACAACACCATCTTCGACCTCGATGTCACCGGCGCTTCGCTGGTAAAGGCGATGATCGTCGACTGGCAGAATGAGCCGATCAAGGGCACGCTGCTGCACATCGATCTGAAGCGCATCGCGATGAACAAGATGATGCGTGTCTCCGTGCCGATCCAGTTGACCGGCGTTCCGGTTGGCGTGAAGACGCAGGGCGGCATTCTGGAGCATGTTCTGCGCGAGGTCGAGATCGAATGCCTCCCGGGCGATATCCCGAGCCACCTCGATGTCGATGTCAGCGGCCTCGAACTCAATAGCGCGATCCATATCTCGGATCTCCCACACTCTGGCTCGATCAAGTACCTTGGTGAAGAGGATGCGACGGTTGCTCACGTAACGACGATCAAGGAAGAGGAAGTTGCGGCTGATGCAGTTGCCGCAGCGCCTGCTGAGCCAGTGGTTGCCAAGAAGGGCAAGACCGATGCGCCAGAGGCGGCAGCGGATACCAAGGGCAAGAAGTAGTTGGGCTGCGGACCTGAGCATCGCGCTCGGGTCCGCAATGTTTCGGCAGGAGAGGGAAACGCGTCTTGAAGCTGATTGTCGGTCTGGGCAATCCTGGTATCGAGTATCAGTTCACGCCGCACAACGCCGGGTTTCTGGCGGTGGATCGGATCGCGGATGATTGCGGTGTGATGCTTTCCAATCGCCGGGGCCGAGCGTTGACGGCGAAGGCAAAGCTTGCAGGACAGGATGTTCTGCTCGCGAAGCCTGAAACGTTCATGAATCTGAGCGGGCTTTCGGTAGCTGCGCTGGTTCGGGAGCTTGAGTTGGAGCGGCCATCCGAGGATGTGATTGTCCTCTACGATGAGCTAGCATTTCCGCTAGGGACGCTTCGGATCAACGAGCGTGGCTC
Coding sequences:
- a CDS encoding 50S ribosomal protein L25, whose protein sequence is MAAPTTFPAVVATPREGKFNKNAARRVRVSGKIPAVVYGAGEDAVAVTVDPRIITKILHSESGHNTIFDLDVTGASLVKAMIVDWQNEPIKGTLLHIDLKRIAMNKMMRVSVPIQLTGVPVGVKTQGGILEHVLREVEIECLPGDIPSHLDVDVSGLELNSAIHISDLPHSGSIKYLGEEDATVAHVTTIKEEEVAADAVAAAPAEPVVAKKGKTDAPEAAADTKGKK
- the pth gene encoding aminoacyl-tRNA hydrolase codes for the protein MKLIVGLGNPGIEYQFTPHNAGFLAVDRIADDCGVMLSNRRGRALTAKAKLAGQDVLLAKPETFMNLSGLSVAALVRELELERPSEDVIVLYDELAFPLGTLRINERGSANGHNGVKSVSGALGTEEWLRIRIGVGKPALEDGREIKAGGKDYLLSPMRKQELAVLDEVLDRAKNAVEVVLTKGVGAAMNEFNRRASDPDDGTSGTAKK